A region from the Streptosporangium sp. NBC_01756 genome encodes:
- a CDS encoding glycoside hydrolase family 127 protein, with amino-acid sequence MGAFHEQVRGPAVPTPASRAVQRPLGIGEVTITGGPLGRWQEINRAASIPLGLVQMEQAGSLPNLRRAAGAAGGEFQGYRFQDSDLYKQLEAVAWEYGRAPAAEYVEFIDQAARVLATAQRADGYLNSHYQVVKPDRIYAELEYSHEMYCAGHLFQAAVAAARVGVGEELVAVARRFADHLVEVFLRGGDDGIDGHAEVESALVELYRLTGEGSYLELVRKLIDNRGKGLIKDSGMGPLYAQDHLPVREADTPVGHAVRQLYLEAGIVDVYLETGDESLLACSVRRWEDMVATKTYLTGGVGSRHDGEAFGERYELPPDRAYNESCAAIAGVYWNWRLLLATGQGRYADLIERILYNALAASTSADGVRFFYVNPLQRRSDLVEDAYLGRRRDWFACACCPPNIMRTISSLGHYVATTDDRALVVHQYVPGAIRSGEFAVSVATDFPWDGRVTFTVERAPEREWTLSLRVPAWSAATTVDGRPVAPDGNGYVALECTWRPGDTVELELDLTPRLVHPHRRIDAVRGSVAVERGPLVYCFEQTDQGADVEELALSPEAELRVLDKDDLPGVGRTVLVEADALAIAQPGAGLPYLTTPSDHLATSAHVTATAVPYFQWDNRDGGAMRVWLPLA; translated from the coding sequence ATGGGTGCCTTCCACGAACAGGTCCGCGGCCCCGCCGTACCGACACCGGCGTCCCGGGCGGTGCAGCGCCCGCTGGGGATCGGCGAGGTGACGATCACCGGCGGGCCGCTGGGCCGCTGGCAGGAGATCAACCGTGCGGCCAGCATCCCGCTCGGGCTGGTCCAGATGGAACAGGCGGGCAGCCTGCCCAACCTCAGGCGCGCCGCCGGTGCGGCGGGCGGGGAGTTCCAGGGTTACCGCTTCCAGGACTCCGACCTCTACAAGCAGCTGGAGGCGGTGGCCTGGGAGTACGGCAGAGCGCCCGCCGCCGAGTACGTGGAGTTCATCGACCAGGCGGCGCGGGTGCTCGCCACGGCGCAGCGCGCCGACGGCTACCTCAACTCCCACTACCAGGTGGTCAAGCCGGACAGGATCTACGCCGAGCTTGAGTACAGCCACGAGATGTACTGCGCGGGCCACCTGTTCCAGGCGGCGGTGGCCGCAGCCCGCGTCGGTGTGGGTGAGGAGCTGGTCGCCGTCGCCAGGAGGTTCGCCGATCACCTGGTCGAGGTGTTCCTGCGGGGCGGCGACGACGGCATCGACGGGCACGCCGAGGTCGAGTCCGCGCTGGTGGAGCTCTACCGGCTGACGGGGGAGGGTTCCTACCTGGAACTGGTCAGGAAGCTGATCGACAACCGGGGGAAGGGGCTGATCAAGGACAGCGGCATGGGCCCCCTCTACGCCCAGGACCACCTGCCGGTCAGGGAGGCCGACACCCCGGTGGGGCACGCGGTGCGCCAGCTCTACCTGGAGGCCGGGATCGTCGACGTCTACCTGGAGACGGGTGATGAGTCGCTGCTGGCGTGCTCGGTGCGGCGCTGGGAGGACATGGTCGCCACCAAGACCTACCTCACCGGCGGAGTGGGCTCCCGCCACGACGGCGAGGCGTTCGGCGAGCGCTACGAGCTGCCGCCGGACCGCGCCTACAACGAGAGCTGCGCGGCGATCGCCGGCGTCTACTGGAACTGGCGACTGCTGCTGGCCACCGGCCAGGGGCGCTACGCCGACCTGATCGAACGCATCCTCTACAACGCGCTGGCCGCCTCCACCTCGGCCGACGGCGTCCGGTTCTTCTACGTCAACCCGCTCCAGCGCAGGAGCGACCTGGTCGAGGACGCCTATCTCGGGCGGCGGCGGGACTGGTTCGCCTGTGCCTGCTGCCCGCCCAACATCATGCGTACGATCTCCTCCCTGGGCCACTACGTCGCCACCACCGACGACCGGGCGCTCGTCGTGCACCAGTACGTGCCGGGAGCCATCCGCTCCGGCGAGTTCGCGGTGTCCGTCGCCACCGACTTCCCGTGGGACGGCAGGGTCACCTTCACCGTCGAGCGGGCGCCGGAGCGAGAGTGGACGCTCAGCCTCCGCGTTCCCGCGTGGAGCGCCGCCACCACCGTGGACGGGCGGCCCGTCGCCCCGGACGGCAACGGGTACGTCGCCCTGGAGTGCACCTGGCGGCCGGGCGACACGGTCGAGCTCGAATTGGACCTGACGCCGCGCCTGGTCCACCCGCACCGGCGGATCGACGCGGTACGGGGGAGCGTCGCCGTCGAGCGGGGGCCGCTCGTCTACTGCTTCGAGCAGACCGACCAGGGCGCCGACGTCGAGGAGCTCGCGCTGAGCCCGGAGGCCGAGCTACGCGTTCTCGACAAGGACGACCTGCCCGGCGTCGGCAGGACCGTGCTCGTCGAGGCCGACGCCCTCGCGATCGCCCAGCCCGGCGCCGGCCTGCCGTACCTGACCACTCCTTCCGACCACCTCGCGACCAGTGCGCACGTGACCGCCACGGCCGTCCCCTACTTCCAGTGGGACAACCGTGACGGCGGCGCGATGCGGGTCTGGCTCCCCCTCGCGTAA